The Streptomyces halobius genomic interval CTACGGCCACGGCTACGGAGGCTACGGCCACGACTACGGGCACTACGGAGGCTACGGCCACGGCTACGGTGGCTACGGCTTCTTCGGCCTGGGCTGGTGATGGGAGAAAGGACTCAGTGAGCGGTTGGCGGTCCGAGCCGGGGAAGCGCTTGGTCCGGCAACCGCTCAGTGCTGCGCGACGACGGTGCCGCGTACCTGGTACGTGCGGCGGCAGCGGGCGGTGTTCATGCCGCGAGGTTGCGCAAGGCGGCGGAGTCGGTGATCTCGATGGTGCGGTAGGCCAGGCGGACGGCGCCACGCCGTTCGAGTTCTTTGAGGGCTTTGTTGAGGGAGGGGCGGCGGGCGCCGAGCATGGCGGCGAGTGTGCGCTGGGGCAGGTGGACGGCACCGTCGGCGGCTTCGTCGAGCAGCAGGCGGGCGGTCTGCTGGATCAGGGTGCCGCCGAGAAGAGCGGTCAGACGGGCCTGGCTGTGGGCGAGTCGGGTGGAGATGCTGGTGAGCCAGCGGCGGGCGATGGCCGGATGGCGTTGGAGGACGCGGTCGAAGTCGGCGTTCGACAGGTGGAGGAACTCCCCGGTCTCCAGGGCCCGGGTGGTGTAGGGCACGGGCATGTGCAGCAGCATCTGGACGTCTCCGTCGATGTCGCCGGGGTGCAGGATCTGGACGACGACCTGGCGGGGACCGGAGCCGACGGCGAGCTCGGCGCTGCCGCTGCGCAGGATCCACACCCCGGAGGGGGCGGCGCCGGCGGAGGTGACGACGGTCCCGGGGCGGACGGGCACGGGGCGCAGGATGTCGGCGAGGGCTGCCACGTCCTCACGGCGCAGCGGCGCGTGTTCGCCGCGTCCGATGCATCGGGCCACCCAGGCCGCGGCCTTGAGCTGTTCCTGGGGCGGGCCGGTGAGGACCGCCAGGCGGCGGCCGTGGTGCTGCGGTTGTGTCATCTGGCTGACATTCCTTGATGTTGGGGTGGGCCCTGGCGGGTTACCGGTGGGGTGACAGGGATGGCCTGCCACCGCGGATCGTGATGCGCATGGCGTGGAGAGGCGGAGACGATGGAGTTCGCAGCGGGTGCCGGGCTGGTGGCGGGCCTGGCGGGGACCGTGGTGATGACGGCCGTGATGATGACGGGCCGCGCGATGGGCATGACGAACATGGACATCGCGCTGTTGACCGGGGGCATGATGACCGGCGACAAGAAGCGCGCCCGGATACTCGGCATGATGCTCCACTTCGTGATGATGGGCACGGTGGTCTTCGGTCTGCTGTACGCCGCGGTATTCCACTGGCTGGGCTCGGCCGGTGCGCTGACCGGTGTTCTGGTCGGGCTCGCCCACGGCC includes:
- a CDS encoding Crp/Fnr family transcriptional regulator; translated protein: MTQPQHHGRRLAVLTGPPQEQLKAAAWVARCIGRGEHAPLRREDVAALADILRPVPVRPGTVVTSAGAAPSGVWILRSGSAELAVGSGPRQVVVQILHPGDIDGDVQMLLHMPVPYTTRALETGEFLHLSNADFDRVLQRHPAIARRWLTSISTRLAHSQARLTALLGGTLIQQTARLLLDEAADGAVHLPQRTLAAMLGARRPSLNKALKELERRGAVRLAYRTIEITDSAALRNLAA